From the genome of Triticum aestivum cultivar Chinese Spring chromosome 3B, IWGSC CS RefSeq v2.1, whole genome shotgun sequence, one region includes:
- the LOC123072873 gene encoding uncharacterized protein: protein MGDLASDSEKLPMEGHGMSSVCKDDIALLEEALPPAGQAPRSCVELHHSQKGTHKQGRDVGSLETEVDTSGSPSSGIKRGKGGDGSSHAISNHIEPKESSTYERSSSFPSTSRLLVSAMKGGRERSGETSPTGVRHVNWAPDVYDPPVTSVDHTVKGHQQRSRSRKKDKGKQKQKQKKRKSRGNSKKSGGLHDAAHNPLALDVPGPSSPEELGLGEVEEAEVLDYSAFDSQEPKCGGGFPREIAAARTCFPAAEAS from the exons ATGGGTGATTTGGCTTCTGATTCTGAAAAATTACCCATGGAGGGTCACGGTATGTCTTCTGTCTGCAAGGATGACATAGCTCTGCTAGAGGAGGCACTTCCTCCAGCGGGGCAGGCTCCACGTTCATGTGTGGAACTCCATCATAGCCAGAAAGGAACTCATAAACAAGGCAGGGATGTTGGTTCTTTGGAGACTGAAGTGGATACTTCAGGTTCTCCCAGCTCAGGAATAAAGAGAGGCAAAGGAGGTGATGGGAGCTCCCATGCAATCTCCAATCACATTGAACCAAAGGAATCTTCAACTTATGAGCGTTCGTCGTCCTTTCCG TCGACGTCAAGGCTTCTCGTCTCCGCTATGAAAGGAGGCCGTGAGAGAAGTGGTGAAACATCGCCAACTGGAGTCCGCCACGTTAATTGGGCCCCAGATGTGTACGACCCCCCGGTCACCTCTGTCGACCACACGGTGAAGGGCCACCAACAGCGCTCCAGGTCCAGGAAGAAGGACAAGGGCAAGCAGAAacagaagcagaagaagaggaagtCGCGTGGGAACAGCAAGAAGAGCGGCGGCCTCCACGACGCCGCCCACAACCCGCTTGCTCTCGACGTGCCCGG GCCGTCTTCGCCTGAAGAACTAGGCTTAGGGGAAGTGGAGGAGGCCGAGGTGCTGGACTACAGCGCCTTCGACAGTCAGGAGCCCAAGTGCGGAGGCGGCTTCCCACGCGAGATCGCCGC